A window from Temnothorax longispinosus isolate EJ_2023e chromosome 1, Tlon_JGU_v1, whole genome shotgun sequence encodes these proteins:
- the LOC139812522 gene encoding 26S proteasome non-ATPase regulatory subunit 2 — protein MPESTKTETKPIKEMKNGKEDDKNELSEEDKLLQEELTMLVERLQDANTKLHYPALESLRSHIRASTTSMTSVPKPLKFMRPHYDTMKNIHEKMTIVKCKELCSDIISVLSMTMGEGRECLKYRLTGSALAIGEWGHEYVRHLSGELAGEWDEVTGDNVEATNKELIALVHEIVPYNMAHNAETEACDLLMEIERLDLLEQYVDESAYQRVCLYLTSCVSYVADPENSALLHVACKLYRKFGQYPQAIRLAMQLNDLPLIESIFTNCRDLSVQKQLAFMLGRQQIFLELHEATIEDDDLFEIMSNSHLNNHFLNLARELDIMEPKTPEDVYKSHLENSRPPFGGGQVDSARQNLAASFVNGFVNAAFGHDKLLIEDGNKWLYKNKEHGMLSATASLGLILLWDVDGGLTPIDKYLYSSEDYIKSGALLACGIVNCGVRNECDPALALLSDYVLHSSNTMRIGAIVGLGIAYAGSNREGVLGLLTPVLSDTKSSWEVLGMTGLALGMVAAGSCNAYVTTAIMHTLMDKSESDLKDTYARFLALGLGLCFLGKQEAAEAIIAALEVVHEPFKSMSTTLVEVCAYAGTGNVLKIQRLLHICSEHYESSNEKEEKSERKDKDKKEEKKEEKVKDFSSRQAVAVLGIALIAMGEEIGAEMAYRTFGHLLRYCEPVIRRSVPLALGLISVSNPKLNILDTLSKFSHDSDPEVAHNAIFAMGLVGAGTNNARLAAMLRQLAQFHAKDPNNLFMVRIAQGLTHLGKGTLTLSPYHSDRQLLSPVALAGLLSTLIGFLDVKNIILGRSHYLLYTLAAAMQPRMLVTFDEDLNPLAVPVRVGLAVDTVGQAGKPKTITGFQTHTTPVLLAYGERAELATEEYVPLTPIMEGFVILRKNPDFIP, from the exons ATGCCGGAGAGCACGAAAACGGAAACAAAACCGATCAAAGAGATGAAGAATGGCAAAgaagatgataaaaatgaaCTG TCAGAAGAAGACAAGCTTCTACAGGAGGAATTAACTATGCTTGTGGAGCGCCTACAGGATGCCAATACCAAACTACATTATCCTGCCTTGGAATCCTTGCGTTCCCATATTCGTGCATCAACAACATCAATGACGAGTGTTCCAAAGCCACTGAAATTTATGCGACCTCACTATGATACTATGAAAAACATACATGAAAAGATGACCATTGTCAAATGTAAGGAATTATGTTCGGACATTATTTCGGTTCTGTCAATGACTATGGGTGAGGGCCGAGAGTGCTTAAAATATAGGCTCACGGGCTCGGCACTGGCAATCGGTGAATGGGGACATGAATACGTTAGACATTTGTCGGGAGAACTGGCAGGAGAATGGGACGAGGTCACAGGCGACAATGTTGAAGCGACGAATAAGGAATTGATCGCTCTGGTACATGAAATTGTACCCTACAACATGGCACATAATGCAGAAACGGAAGCATGCGATCTTCTGATGGAAATCGAGAGGTTGGATTTGCTGGAACAGTACGTCGATGAAAGTGCGTATCAGCGAGTATGTCTCTATCTTACGAGTTGCGTATCGTATGTGGCTGACCCAGAGAACAGCGCCCTTCTTCATGTCGCCTGCAAATTATATCGGAAATTCGGGCAGTATCCACAAGCGATCAGGCTAGCGATGCAACTGAACGATTTACCACTAATCGAATCAATCTTCACAAACTGTCGAGATCt TTCTGTGCAAAAGCAACTGGCCTTCATGCTGGGTCGCCAGCAAATCTTCTTAGAGCTACACGAAGCTACAATAGAGGACGATGATCTGTTCGAGATAATGTCCAACTCTCACTTGAACAATCACTTTTTGAACTTGGCACGTGAATTGGACATAATGGAGCCAAAGACACCTGAGGATGTCTACAAATCTCATCTAGAAAACTCGCGACCGCCATTCGGCGGTGGCCAGGTTGATTCGGCACGGCAAAATCTTGCGGCCAGCTTCGTCAACGGTTTTGTAAACGCCGCATTTGGCCACGACAAGTTGTTGATTGAAGATGGTAACAAGTGGCTGTACAAAAACAAGGAGCACGGCATGTTGAGTGCGACGGCATCCCTAGGTCTGATCCTGCTGTGGGACGTCGATGGCGGCCTGACACCAATTGATAAATATCTTTACTCGTCGGAGGACTATATCAAGTCCGGCGCCTTGTTGGCCTGCGGAATCGTCAATTGCGGCGTGAGAAATGAATGCGATCCTGCTTTGGCTCTGCTCTCTGATTACGTTTTACATAGCAGTAACACTATGCGTATCGGCGCCATTGTCGGCCTCGGTATTGCGTATGCCGGCTCTAACAGAGAAGGCGTGCTGGGGTTGTTAACGCCGGTTCTTAGTGACACTAAGTCGAGCTGGGAGGTGTTAGGTATGACTGGTTTAGCATTAGGAATGGTTGCCGCCGGTTCCTGCAACGCTTACGTCACCACGGCGATTATGCATACGCTGATGGATAAGTCGGAATCCGATCTTAAAGATACATATGCGCGGTTTTTGGCGCTCGGTTTGGGGCTGTGCTTCTTGGGTAAGCAGGAAGCGGCAGAAGCGATCATAGCGGCTTTAGAGGTCGTTCATGAGCCATTTAAGTCGATGTCGACAACGCTGGTGGAGGTGTGCGCATATGCTGGCACAGGAAATGTCCTCAAGATTCAGCGCTTGCTGCACATCTGTTCGGAGCATTATGAGTCGAGCAACGAAAAGGAGGAAAAGAGCGAGCGTAAAGACAAAGAtaagaaagaggagaagaaggaggagaaggtgAAGGATTTCAGTTCGAGGCAGGCTGTCGCCGTTCTTGGCATTGCTTTGATCGCCATGGGAGAGGAGATCGGCGCCGAGATGGCTTACAGGACCTTTGGCCACCTGCTGCGTTATTGCGAGCCCGTGATTCGTCGCTCGGTGCCACTCGCTCTAGGTCTCATATCGGTATCGAATCCGAAGCTGAACATCTTGGATACGTTGTCCAAATTCTCGCACGACAGCGATCCCGAGGTAGCGCACAACGCGATATTCGCCATGGGTCTGGTTGGTGCCGGTACGAATAACGCGCGACTGGCCGCTATGTTGCGGCAGCTAGCTCAGTTTCATGCGAAGGATCCCAACAACCTCTTCATGGTGCGTATCGCACAAGGCTTGACGCATTTAGGCAAGGGCACGCTCACCCTATCACCTTATCACAGCGATAGACAGCTGCTCAGTCCCGTTGCTCTTGCTGGTCTCCTGTCAACGTTGATCGGTTTTTTGGACGTAAAAAATA TCATTCTTGGACGTTCCCATTACCTCTTGTACACGCTGGCTGCTGCAATGCAACCCAGAATGCTGGTGACATTCGATGAGGATCTGAATCCACTGGCCGTGCCGGTAAGAGTCGGACTTGCCGTCGATACCGTCGGCCAAGCGGGCAAACCGAAGACCATCACGGGCTTCCAAACACACACCACCCCAGTGTTGCTGGCATATGGCGAGAGAGCCGAACTCGCTACCGAGGAGTACGTACCATTGACACCGATCATGGAAGGTTTTGTAATCTTAAGAAAGAATCCGGACTTTATACCTTAG
- the LOC139812512 gene encoding contactin, which produces MFGMMSRLLIIAVFSLNLSLPTFAQNILYGEQAFAPLQCPQHWVRFQESCYRFIKSPLRPREDARRNCQAFQSDLLAINSMEEHGFVLYQLLWQDPQHRRWYTGMKLQSGLWINEADSTTLINMDNAFLPEPNDNVLGRDYLAYSYSNNLQRWGLEKVTGREELLYICEAPIVTLHNLVDDDRTYQYGIDIDNPLQIPRGPYFIKQPMSKVFDVSKRRISNDVSLSCLAGGYPTPTYEWFKEDYENDRLVATKINPLSNSRYTVSGGTLIIYEPEQTKDRGSYHCKATNKFGTIISESVELSFGYILEFNLKRSEERGDNHWGKAVYCDPPQHFPGVKYYWARDYFPNFVEEDKRVFVSHDGALYFSALETIDRGNYSCNVQSVASDTGRNGPFFPLRVDMHSSFQQLKFPNNFPKAFPEAPVAGEEVRLECIAFGYPVPSYNWTRRGSVLPRGSYTSSYNRVLIIPHVRVEDQGEYVCRVHNDRLSIENSVQLTIQAAPNFTIPLVDKHMDNRADLTWTCEAFGIPDVTYSWFRNGELLDMYTLPPEDRDRYTIQDNVLNIRHLEPERDQAMYQCRAKNQLKTTYSSAQLRVLSLKPSFKKRPMESETYAAEGGNVTIVCKPEAAPRPKFVWKKDGNVIGSGGRRRILETGNLIISPVSRDDEGTYVCTATNQYGSDETRGRLIVLRGPQFIQRLPPLILLSYNSNLTLRCVAQTDEMLDVAYIWTHNGMRIRNKDLQNNPRLRIGGEYLDIINATFTEAGEYECILRSAVGEISSKLNLIVQGPPGPPGGVQVVNIVKTSATLRWTDGALNGKQITMYTISARTNWNRTWFPLVENITAVEMDRYNGRKEAYLENVLDPYSTYEFRVLAFNEFGYGPPSTPSPQYSTPSDKPMKTPSNISGGGGKIGDLTITWDPLSPSDQNGPGIYYKIFWRRKGYDTEFQSLSLKEYGNVGSSVVSIQPKYYYTEYEVRVQAINAMGEGPISEIVTVYSAEDMPQVAPQQVYALSYNSTSLNVSWLPIEQTRERVRGKLIGHRIKYWKESNREEDATYYLSRTTRPWSLVVGLQPDTYYYVKVMAYNSAGEGPESERYLERTYRKAPQKPPSSVNVYGVNPSTVRVVWRYVQPSLEEEPLIGYKIRVWEVDQDMSTANDTIIPGGSKLEADITNLSPGKAYHLRVLAFSNGGDGRMSSPTHTFQMGDAAAFRSSAGNKVLDTALGIALLMLLQIYDYV; this is translated from the exons atGTTCGGAATGATGTCACGTTTATTAATCATCGCGGTGTTTTCGCTAAACCTCTCGCTTCCCACGTTTGCACAAAACATTCTATATGGGGAACAAGCCTTTGCGCCTCTGCAGTGCCCCCAGCATTGGGTACGATTCCAAGAATCGTGTTATCGTTTTATCAAGAGCCCGTTGAGACCGCGGGAGGATGCGCGCAGAAATTGCCAAGCGTTCCAAAGCGATCTGCTCGCTATTAATTCAATGGAGGAGCACGGCTTTGTGCTCTATCAATTGTTGTGGCAGGATCCGCAACACCGCAGATGGTATACCGGAATGAAGCTCCAGAGCGGCCTGTGGATAAACGAGGCTGACAGTACGACTTTGATAAACATGGACAACGCCTTTCTGCCCGAGCCTAATGACAATGTACTGGGAAGGGATTACTTAGCGTATTCTTACTCCAATAATCTCCAGCGTTGGGGACTGGAGAAAGTCACTGGCAGAGAAGAGCTGTTGTACATCTGCGAAGCGCCTATTGTCACTCTTCACAACTTGGTGGACGATGATCGTACTTATCAATATGGAATTGACATTGACAATCCCCTTCAAATACCGAGAGgaccatattttataaagcagCCTATGAGCAAGGTATTTGACGTGTCGAAAAGGAGAATAAGCAACGATGTCTCGCTGAGCTGTTTGGCGGGAGGCTATCCTACTCCTACTTACGAATGGTTTAAGGAGGATTATGAAAACGATCGACTTGTcgcaacaaaaataaatcctCTTTCAAATAGCAGATATACCGTGAGCGGtggaacattaataatttacgaaCCAGAACAA ACAAAAGATCGTGGTTCGTATCATTGCAAAGCAACCAACAAATTTGGCACAATTATCTCCGAGAGCGTTGAACTGTCGTTTGGATACATCTTggagtttaatttaaaacgttCCGAGGAACGCGGAGATAACCACTGGGGTAAAGCAGTTTACTGCGATCCCCCACAGCATTTTCCAggtgttaaatattattgggCGCGCGACTACTTCCCCAATTTCGTTGAAGAGGATAAACGTGTATTTGTCTCGCACGATGGAGCACTTTACTTCTCCGCATTGGAAACAATCGATCGAGGCAACTATTCGTGCAATGTTCAAAGCGTTGCATCCGATACCGGACGTAACGGGCCGTTCTTTCCGTTAAGGGTGGATATGCACT CCTCCTTCCAACAGTTGAAATTTCctaataattttccaaaagcGTTCCCGGAAGCACCAGTAGCCGGAGAAGAAGTTCGTCTGGAATGCATCGCATTCGGATA CCCTGTTCCCTCGTACAATTGGACGAGAAGAGGTTCCGTTTTGCCACGTGGATCATACACGTCAAGTTACAATCGAGTATTGATAATACCACATGTACGCGTGGAGGATCAAGGCGAATATGTTTGCCGCGTGCATAACGACAGATTATCTATCGAAAATTCCGTGCAACTGACCATACAAGCGGCGCCTAATTTCACCATTCCTTTAGTCGACAAGCACATGGATAACCGAGCGGATTTAACTTGGACCTGTGAAGCATTCGGCATACCAGACGTCACTTACAGTTGGTTTAGAAACGGAGAACTCTTGGACATGTATACTCTACCGCCTGAAGATAGGGATCGTTATACTATACAagataatgtattaaatatacgaCATTTGGAACCTGAAAGGGATCAGGCTATGTATCAATGCCGCGCGAAGAATCAATTGAAAACGACGTACTCATCGGCTCAACTTAGGGTCTTGT CGTTGAAACCTTCCTTCAAGAAACGGCCTATGGAATCCGAGACATATGCAGCAGAAGGAGGTAACGTCACAATTGTATGCAAACCTGAAGCTGCGCCCAGGCCGAAATTTGTTTGGAAGAAAGATGGGAACGTGATTGGATCCGGTGGCAGACGAAGAATTCTAGAAACTGGAAATCTTATTATCAGTCCAGTATCGCGAGACGACGAAGGAACATATGTGTGCACAGCGACAAATCAGTACGGCAGCGATGAAACTCGCGGACGACTGATCGTACTAC GTGGACCACAATTTATTCAAAGACTGCCGCCACTGATACTTCTGAGCTATAATTCTAATCTGACATTGCGCTGTGTGGCCCAAACAGACGAAATGTTGGACGTAGCGTATATTTGGACGCATAATGGTATGCGTATCCGTAATAAGGACTTACAGAATAATCCACGATTACGTATCGGTGGCGAATATCTGGATATTATAAATGCCACATTCACTGAAGCCGGCGAGTACGAATGTATCTTGAGAAGCGCTGTTGGCGAAATATCAAGCAAGCTTAATCTGATCGTGCAGGGACCACCAGGACCACCAGGTGGAGTGCAAGTTGTAAATATCGTCAAAACTTCTGCCACATTACGGTGGACCGACGGTGCCTTGAACGGCAAACAGATAACTATGTACACAATCAGCGCGCGAACAAATTGGAATCGCACATGGTTTCCTCTTGTAGAAA ATATTACGGCTGTCGAGATGGATAGATATAACGGTCGAAAAGAGGCATACCTAGAGAACGTTTTAGATCCGTATTCAACGTACGAGTTCCGCGTGCTTGCCTTTAATGAATTCGGTTACGGCCCGCCATCAACTCCCTCACCTCAATACAGCACTCCGTCCGACAAACCTATGAAAACACCGTCGAATATCAGCGGTGGCGGAGGAAAAATCGGGGATCTCACAATTACATGGGATCCTCTCAGTCCGTCCGATCAGAACGGCCCTGGAATCTATTACAAGATATTCTGGCGTCGCAAAGGATACGACACGGAGTTTCAGTCGTTGTCTTTGAAGGAATACGGCAATGTCGGTAGCAGTGTCGTATCGATCCAGCCGAAGTATTATTACACGGAATACGAAGTGAGAGTACAAGCGATTAATGCAATGGGCGAAGGGCCGATATCTGAAATTGTGACGGTGTACAGCGCGGAGGACATGCCGCAGGTTGCGCCGCAACAAGTGTACGCCTTGAGCTATAACAGCACCAGCTTAAACGTCAGCTGGCTACCGATCGAGCAGACTCGCGAGCGAGTGCGAGGCAAATTGATCGGTCACAGGATTAAGTACTGGAAAGAGAGTAATCGCGAGGAGGATGCTACTTATTACTTGTCGCGTACCACTCGTCCTTGGTCACTGGTCGTTGGATTGCAGCCAGATACATATTATTACGTAAAG GTAATGGCCTATAACTCCGCCGGAGAAGGTCCGGAGAGCGAACGGTATCTAGAGCGAACTTATCGCAAGGCGCCGCAGAAACCACCATCATCGGTGAACGTATACGGTGTAAACCCATCAACGGTGAGGGTTGTCTGGCGTTATGTGCAACCGAGCCTGGAGGAAGAGCCGCTGATCGGATACAAGATACGTGTGTGGGAGGTTGATCAAGACATGAGTACGGCAAACGACACGATCATACCGGGTGGTTCTAAGCTAGAGGCTGACATCACGAACTTGAGCCCAGGCAAAGCGTACCATCTGAGAGTGCTCGCATTCAGCAACGGCGGCGATGGCCGGATGTCGAGTCCTACCCATACATTCCAAATGGGCGACGCCGCAGCTTTCAGGAGTAGCGCTGGGAACAAGGTCTTGGACACCGCTCTGGGGATAGCTCTCTTGATGCTCTTACAAATCTACGACTATGTATAG
- the LOC139812539 gene encoding succinate--CoA ligase [GDP-forming] subunit beta, mitochondrial-like codes for MLRVLDRSIRAARLLGRSTEIVRVSSARYLNLLEYQSKELLRDSGVSVQNFAIVDDLTKTNSALDKLQADEFVIKAQVLAGGRGKGWFDNGFKGGVHLTKDRNAVANYVKNMLGHRLITKQTSKDGILVQKIMIAESVDIARETYVCILMDRQHNGPVLIASPAGGMDIEAVAEKHPEQIKTVPLDIYDGINDEIAKDVCVFLGFSDADMLNKAMYELKNLWKLFVDIDALQVEINPLVETTDKQVVAVDAKIAFDDNAQFRQRDLFALEDVSEKDPREVDASRFNLNYIGMDGNIGCLVNGAGLAMATMDIIKLNGGSPANFLDVGGSVKEDQVFQAFRILSEDPKVKVILVNVFGGIVNCATIAKGIIAASRNLGLKIPLVVRLEGTNVTEAKKVLSESGLPILTANNLDEAAKKAVISVKA; via the exons ATGCTGCGAGTGCTCGACCGCTCCATACGCGCAGCGCGGTTGCTCGGGAGGAGCACGGAGATCGTCCGCGTGTCGTCCGCGAGGTATCTGAACCTGCTGGAGTACCAGAGCAAGGAACTTCTGCGTGACTCCGGTGTGTCGGTGCAGAACTTCGCTATCGTCGACGACCTAACCAAAACGAATTCCGCCTTGGACAAGCTAC AGGCCGATGAATTTGTTATTAAGGCTCAAGTCTTAGCTGGTGGCCGTGGCAAAGGATGGTTTGATAATGGATTCAAGGGAGGTGTACATCTTACCAAAGA cCGAAATGCCGTTGCGAATTACGTGAAGAATATGTTAGGTCATCGACTCATCACTAAACAGACCTCAAAGGATGGCATACTGGTGCAGAAAATTATGATAGCCGAATCGGTGGATATCGCGCGCGAGACTTACGTCTGTATTCTTATGGATCGTCAGCACAACGGTCCAGTGTTGATAGCGTCTCCAGCGGGTGGAATGGATATCGAGGCGGTCGCAGAGAAGCATCCCGAGCAGATCAAAACCGTTCCATTGGACATTTATGACGGGATCAATGACGAGATAGCGAAAGATGTGTGCGTCTTTCTGGGATTCTCCGATGCGGATATGCTTAATAAAGCCATGTATGAATTGAAAAACTTATGGAAGTTATTCGTGGATATTGACGCCCTGCAAGTTGAAATAAATCCATTGGTGGAGACGACGGACAAGCAAGTGGTAGCGGTAGACGCAAAAATCGCATTCGACGACAATGCCCAATTTAGGCAGCGAGACCTATTTGCCTTGGAAGACGTCAGCGAGAAAGATCCCAGAGAAGTGGATGCGTCGCgatttaacttaaattatattggTATGGATGGTAATATAGGATGTCTAG TAAATGGAGCTGGCCTAGCCATGGCTACAATGgatattattaagttaaatgGAGGATCACCAGCTAATTTCTTGGATGTCGGCGGTAGTGTGAAAGAAGACCAAGTTTTCCAGGCGTTTAGAATCCTCAGTGAAG atCCAAAAGTCAAAGTTATTCTCGTTAACGTTTTTGGAGGTATCGTGAATTGTGCAACGATAGCGAAAGGAATTATCGCAGCATCGCGAAATTTAGGACTTAAAATACCGCTTGTTGTAAGGCTAGAAG GTACTAATGTGACAGAAGCCAAGAAAGTTTTGTCCGAATCTGGATTGCCCATTCTTACAGCGAATAATTTGGATGAAGCGGCGAAAAAAGCGGTAATCTCAGTAAAAGCATAA